One Gossypium hirsutum isolate 1008001.06 chromosome A08, Gossypium_hirsutum_v2.1, whole genome shotgun sequence genomic window, ATGGACATGCCTAAAGCTCTTTGATCTGAAAAAAGCACCAGGAGCAATCAGATTAGTGGAAAACTAATGTGCATGTCTATACAAGTCAAAACACATCCATGAGATGATAAAACAAGAATCTCTAGAACATCACATACGTTTCTTCCCATTGATGTGATCCAAGTAGTTTGCAGAATCTTTCACAACACACTCGCAAACTGAGCAATAGTATCCAGCCTGTCAAAAAACCAATTTAATGAACACACGCCTTATACAAAGTCTTGACAGAGCTGATAAATTTCTGATTAAAGAAAACCGCAATGCTTCAGATGAAAAGTTGAGTTACCCTCTGGGCTAAATGAAGCAATGAACATGAACCAGTTAGAGAAATACAATTTGCAATCAACAATGAACATCAAACACCCAGAAATTAGATAGTAACGTAAGTTCAAATGAGGaagaaaatgataataattaCCTGCTGACTTAAAGGTGCTACTGGAGTAACAACCTGCAGAaagtaaaaaatcaaataaaatggtGCAATATAAACGTAAATTATGAATACATACCAAGTTCAATCCAAGCACTTATACTAACCTGAGTTTTACCCAAACGAGACTCAAGATCGACTTCATAATCCCTATGCTTCAGGGGTTTCCTTTGCACTGGAGGGCCTTTTGCTGCATAGATAGacatataaatatttgattttcaCTGTGCAGATTCCATTTCTGAAATTCAAACATAAATGCTAACAGGTAAGAAGCTAATCAGGTttatttaaaagaattgaaatcaaTCACCTTTGGATTTATTTCGGCCTTCTGCTTcctgaatcaaaatcaaatttttaaaaagaaaatcagcaaaaggATCGATCaagcttaaaaaaaaaaaaagaagagaggtTTTGATAATAAACCTGTTTCTCACGCTCTCGAGCACGTTCCAAATATTCTTCTCGATCGAATTTCTTTCTGAAGGTATTATCAACACCAAGAGTCtgtacaaaatataataaaaataaataaataccataGCTAAAGACGTAAAAGTTGAagcagaagaaaaagaaaaaaaaattgtttttacattaTCGTTGGCAGCCATCGATATTGATCCCCAAACGGAAGACGGGAAGAGTTAATTGGCTTAGATTAATTCAGAATTATAGAGGGGGAAaggaataaaaatttgaaaaccctaaaaagtcGAGCGAAATTTAATTGTTCCCAAAGTTGAGTCCAGAAAGGGGTTGAAGGGAGAAATTCGATTCCGATCAATATCGTTTAAACGGTAACAACTTGCGGCCGTTTTCAGCTTTCATTTGGTTAAATGGGCCAAGTATTCAGTGAGAGTTTTCAAATCTTTACTCAAAGCCCAATTCGACCCATATATATATGAAGACTTGAATGAGTCCAATAATGTTTTCAAAATAGGTTAAAATATGGGTGTatgatcgaatcgagtgaaaaatttcaagttaattgagtttataagtcttattttatcatcctaaattaatttaaaatattttttgaatctaattaagtgaaatgaaattcgagtcgagtcgagtcgaatcgaatctaatcgaattgagtaaaattgtttgagttaaattaaaaaaattaaacatgccaaataaaaatattgttatagtATAACTAATTTTATGTTAGAGCTCATAAATTTGAGACCAtatacatttgaaaatttttcaaacaaaataataataataataataataatatacttgaacatgataaatttgaatcattaattaggtcccaaaattattatttaaaaaaattaaattttaaatttttctatatattttttagaattttttaaattttttaaaaaaattaaattttgaaatttttataaatatttttgaattttaaaaattgtttaaaatttttgaattttttttatttttttgtaatttttgttgagagagaccaatttgcttattttcaaagttgacaggaccaaaagagtatttacaccaatctgttatttaaattatttgagttattcgaattgtgaAATTCTACTTGACtcgaactcgaaactcgaatccagttattcgagttgactcgaatccagttattcgagttgactcgaataattcaaataactcgattcgattaactcgaaatttaatttttttattttattttttcgaattgAATTGAGTTTTGATCACCCCTAAGTTAAAATATGCTCCAAACTATTGTAGTCttcgtatatttagaatttaattgttctattttgattttcaaaaatttagtttttctacttttagatttcaaaattttgattcaattgttaacactattaaaatatatttttttaaaaattaattggtgtgacattttgaaatgaaAGAAATACTCAGTCATGtaactagaaaaataacattGTAATAAACCTGAATTTAATGGAAGAACTTTAACTCTGTAAATAATTGAACTTgcattttaaaatctataaagtataaggactacatttcttgaaataaaagtagatggaataaattctaaatatactaAAATACAAGGACCTAGTTCATATTTTAAACcttcaaaatattaaaacattaaaaagttcttgttattattatttttttgttttgcacTATTCTTAAACTATTCATAACACTCAAACTCTTAAATCGAAGGGGATAATACTCACTTaagaatgcttgaaaacatgtcATCTTGATTGTTGTAACCGCAATGGTGCGGATTGAGCTAAGAAttaatagaattattatttaGTGTATGGATATATAATTCTATACATTCTCAATAAATTAGATGTATTGTtatctgattattattttttggccactattataatttattaacatgGTATAAAATTATACACCATTAATGCATAACAtacaaattagtttttaaatgcatttgaaattatattttcgagtaaaaattatataacttttggaaaatatttatatttaaaaaattaaaatcttttgCATTTgtagttttctttttaaaattttaaaacatttttgaatatttttatataattttggaaaaagatttaaatttaaaaagttcaaACTCTtgcatttttagttttttttttcaaggttAAAATATATAGAAGTATCTAAGCTTGACAATTTGTACTTacttggtatatatatatatattagacctaattgatacataaatttgaaaataataagcCAACTTGGTACTTTTTTTAGGTACTTAACTAATACTGTTAGTTTTTCATCTCAACTAATTAAATTATGCCATATGTATTAAACAACCAATCATATTATGTCACGtgtaaaatcatttaattttaattctttttcaatttcttttaattttattgattaaaaacaaaaaacctttaattaattaattaacttttttcaattttctttctttcttttaatttttgatcCATCGATTTTTCTTCTCCCAACATCACCACTATTCTCCATCGTCGTCATCTTACTTTGCTAGTTAAGCCTTGACTTAGTGTCATTCACACACCTTTACCAACACCCTTTTCAACTTAAGCTTGAGTTCATTTTTATCATTGTTGAGTAACAAGCCTACATCTTTGAgcttagtaaaaaaaattttggcttgTTCAAATGTGCTAACATTACTCGTTATTTTTAAACTCTAGTTGTATCTTAACAAATTAGATGCATGAAAATCAAAACCCTAGGGAACCATACCCACTAGACACACCACCTCTAATAAAACCACCATACACATCACTCATTTTTTATTTGAGGAAAACTGAAAATAAGAAACATAAAAATAGTCAGTAGAACGTTGCGTTTTGGGGTATTTCATGTTAATGAAAATGGTGCGTATAAGTTTAATGAAACGGTGAGTTTAGTGGGAAAAGCTATAGCTGTCATGTAACAACATTCCCAACTAACTTAGGTAACAGccaaattcttttcttttttaacagCAAAGCAAGAAAGGAAGCAACTATGAAATTGGTTAATgaatttcttccttttttctctttttttcttcattttctcttttttcttgtttCAAACTTTTCTATTTTCTCCACAACATGGTGCA contains:
- the LOC107893941 gene encoding zinc finger matrin-type protein 2, coding for MAANDNTLGVDNTFRKKFDREEYLERAREREKQEAEGRNKSKAKGPPVQRKPLKHRDYEVDLESRLGKTQVVTPVAPLSQQAGYYCSVCECVVKDSANYLDHINGKKHQRALGMSMRVERASLKQVQERFEQLKKRKPPGSFTEQDLDERIIKQQEEEEERKRQRRERKKEKKKEKAAEEEPEIDPDVAAMMGFGGFGSSKK